The DNA region TAATTTACCCCTTTTCCAATCTTTGACAGACACAGACCGAAAGATGGCTGGGAAACGTGCAGCATTGAAAGCCATTGACTGGTTGGCCTTTGCTGAGAGGGTTCCCCCCAACCAGAGGGCCATGTTCAACAACCTCAAGACTCGCTCAGACGCCATCGGTGCCAAGTACGTAGCCTACCCAGAGTTAACATTCAGGCCTAGTTCATGACTAGCACTTCAGAGCCAGCCAATAGAGGTAAAACTTTCActtgcattgatgtcaatgggaaaATGAGTAAAACATTTTTAGGATTCTTCCATCTAGCGTTTTATATGCCTATGTGAAGGGCGTGTAGTTGGAGTTGAATTACAAAATTATTGTCAACCAAGACACACAGGTCACTGCAAAGTGAGTGTGTCTCGTACATGCATGCTACTGTAAATGAAAATCTCCACAATCTCTTTCCC from Oncorhynchus gorbuscha isolate QuinsamMale2020 ecotype Even-year unplaced genomic scaffold, OgorEven_v1.0 Un_scaffold_3031, whole genome shotgun sequence includes:
- the LOC124027242 gene encoding ATP synthase subunit d, mitochondrial-like; amino-acid sequence: MAGKRAALKAIDWLAFAERVPPNQRAMFNNLKTRSDAIGAKYAVPLPEKPVTIDWSFYKTNVARAGMVAEFESKVRS